A window of Procambarus clarkii isolate CNS0578487 chromosome 9, FALCON_Pclarkii_2.0, whole genome shotgun sequence contains these coding sequences:
- the LOC123766294 gene encoding uncharacterized protein — protein sequence MVQLHRFRNLADTSSTASVISSRNCSKISSSSSTTITRTPLPPEPTATLQSTSETPTRSKLHGTGPTPLSESAAEPSTPPDTAPEPSTPTDTAPEPSTPTDTAPEPSTPPDTAPQPSTPTDTAPQPSTPTDTAPQPSTPTDTAPEPSTPPDTAPEPSTPPDTAPQPSTPPDTAPQPSTPTDTAPEPSTPTDTAPEPSTPPDTAPEPSTPPDTAPEPSTPPDTAPQPSTPPDPAAEPSTQPPPSSSPVRIPNPSLTRLCHKHLHYHLVQRAPERHRPENI from the coding sequence ATGGTGCAGCTTCATCGATTTCGCAACCTAGCAgacaccagcagcaccgccagtgTAATCAGCAGCAGAAATTGCAGTAAaataagcagcagcagcagcaccaccatcacgagAACCCCGTTACCACCAGAACCAACAGCAACACTACAATCAACCTCAGAAACACCTACCCGGTCAAAACTACATGGAACAGGGCCAACACCACTTTCAGAATCAGCAGCtgaaccatcaacaccaccagatACAGCACCTGAACCATCCACACCAACAGATACAGCACCTGAACCATCCACACCAACAGATACAGCACCtgaaccatcaacaccaccagatACAGCAcctcaaccatcaacaccaacagatACAGCAcctcaaccatcaacaccaacagatACAGCACCTCAACCATCCACACCAACAGATACAGCACCtgaaccatcaacaccaccagatACAGCACCtgaaccatcaacaccaccagatACAGCACctcaaccatcaacaccaccagatACAGCAcctcaaccatcaacaccaacagatACAGCACCTGAACCATCCACACCAACAGATACAGCACCtgaaccatcaacaccaccagatACAGCACCtgaaccatccacaccaccagataCAGCACCtgaaccatccacaccaccagataCAGCACctcaaccatcaacaccaccagatcCAGCAGCCGAACcatccacacaaccaccaccatcatcatcacctgtTCGAATTCCCAATCCTTCTCTGACACGGCTCTGCCATAAACACCTTCACTATCACCTCGTCCAACGAGCACCGGAACGGCACCGTCCCGAAAACATTTGA